Part of the Nitrospirota bacterium genome is shown below.
TTCCCTTCCTGATCCCCGGCATTAACGTCCGCCCCTTTGTTTAATAGCTCTATGACACGTTTTTCGTCCCCCACCGCTGCCGCCTTCTCCAGCGTAATTTCTCCTCCATCTTTTCCTAAATCCACGGAAAGAGCCCAGCTCGATCCCAATAGCAATATTCCCAGTATTAAAACAACAACCAGACAGAACGATCTTTTCATTTTTTCTCCTTGATTATTTTTCGCATGGGGTAGAGGGTCAGGTCTTTATTATTGAATTTTCCATCTTATTCCCATTGACAATCCGGCTAACGGAAGAGTAATGCATCTCCAAATAATCTGCAACCTCCCTCTGACTGTATCCATACTCTTCCACCGCTTTCCGGATGA
Proteins encoded:
- a CDS encoding helix-turn-helix transcriptional regulator, which codes for IRKAVEEYGYSQREVADYLEMHYSSVSRIVNGNKMENSIIKT